In Herbaspirillum sp. WKF16, one genomic interval encodes:
- a CDS encoding DMT family transporter: MTSAVHPPAHRQAFLGGLLLAIVGAIFFSAKAIVAKLMYRYQVDAVMVITLRMVFAFPMFFAVAIWKSRTNPPLARADYLRITVLGLMGYYLSSFLDFLGLQYISAGLERLILFLTPSFVMLIAFLFFKRKVGWIEWAALLVSYFGTVLVLMHDLNTGGSNVMLGSALVLGSAFTYSIYLISSGELVRRVGAVRLVAYAMCVSSVACVIQFFILRSPGELLTQAAGVYQLSLFNSVFCTVLPVFLTMVAVERIGAPTAAQAGLVGPVSTLFMGAALLDEPITGIQLTGTALVLAGMWLLSRKKV; encoded by the coding sequence ATGACTTCTGCCGTCCATCCCCCCGCTCACCGCCAGGCCTTCCTCGGCGGCCTCCTGCTTGCCATCGTCGGCGCCATCTTCTTTTCCGCCAAGGCCATCGTCGCCAAGCTGATGTACCGCTACCAGGTCGACGCGGTGATGGTGATCACGCTGCGCATGGTGTTCGCCTTCCCGATGTTCTTCGCGGTGGCGATCTGGAAATCCCGCACCAACCCGCCGCTGGCGCGCGCCGACTACCTGCGCATCACGGTGCTGGGGCTGATGGGCTATTACCTTTCGAGCTTCCTCGATTTCCTCGGCCTGCAATACATCTCCGCCGGCCTGGAGCGGCTGATCCTGTTCCTCACGCCGTCCTTCGTGATGCTGATCGCCTTCCTGTTCTTCAAGCGCAAAGTCGGCTGGATCGAATGGGCGGCGCTGCTGGTCTCCTATTTCGGCACCGTGCTGGTGCTGATGCACGACCTCAACACCGGCGGCAGCAACGTCATGCTGGGCAGCGCGCTGGTGCTGGGGTCGGCCTTCACGTATTCGATCTACCTGATTTCCTCCGGCGAACTGGTGCGGCGCGTCGGCGCGGTGCGCCTGGTGGCCTATGCGATGTGCGTCTCCAGCGTCGCCTGCGTGATCCAGTTCTTCATCCTGCGCAGCCCCGGCGAATTGCTCACGCAGGCCGCCGGCGTCTACCAGCTGTCGCTGTTCAATTCCGTGTTTTGCACCGTGCTGCCGGTGTTTCTGACCATGGTCGCGGTCGAACGCATCGGCGCTCCCACCGCGGCCCAGGCCGGACTGGTGGGGCCGGTGTCGACGCTGTTCATGGGCGCGGCGCTGCTCGACGAGCCGATCACCGGCATCCAGCTGACCGGCACCGCGCTGGTGCTGGCCGGCATGTGGCTGCTCTCGCGCAAGAAGGTTTGA
- a CDS encoding helicase HerA-like C-terminal domain-containing protein, whose amino-acid sequence MTNPLPIASNSGGQLCLLPQLANRHGCITGATGTGKTVTLQVLAQALSDIGVPVFMADVKGDLSGLGRAGAASPKLKERLANLGLPEPAWAAAPVAFWDVFGEKGHPVRATISDMGPLMLARMLNLNDTQQGVLQLVFKIADDNGLLLLDTKDLRAMLQHVGEHAAEFKTEYGNVSAASIGAIQRGLIGIDEQGGDRFFGEPMLNIEDWMQTDANGRGIVNILAADRLMNAPRLYSTFLLWMLSELFEHLPEVGDLDKPKMAFFFDEAHLLFDKAPKPLLQKIEQVVRLIRSKGVGVYFVTQNPLDIPDTVLGQLGNRVQHALRAYTPRDQKAVAAAAGTFRPNPKLDTAQAITELGVGEALVSFLDEKGRPNVVERGYVLTPASQIGPVSDDERRALMASSLVAGVYEQAIDRGSAYERLKGRAAQQPAPAPVQPPQQQPQPPADDNAWGASAGRAPAPPAPVRSPRPTGGAAAPQPQPQQQPDQGGGLGDLLKDAAGGIFGNGGGSRRSDSPLQAMVKSAARSIGSQVGREIIRGVLGSLMKKR is encoded by the coding sequence ATGACAAATCCGCTCCCCATCGCCAGCAATTCCGGCGGGCAACTCTGCCTGCTGCCGCAGCTGGCCAATCGCCACGGCTGCATCACCGGCGCCACCGGCACCGGCAAGACCGTGACCCTGCAGGTGCTGGCGCAGGCGCTCTCCGACATCGGCGTGCCGGTGTTCATGGCCGACGTCAAGGGCGACCTCTCCGGTTTGGGTCGCGCCGGCGCGGCCTCGCCCAAGCTCAAGGAGCGGCTGGCCAACCTGGGCCTGCCGGAGCCGGCCTGGGCCGCGGCGCCGGTGGCGTTCTGGGACGTCTTCGGCGAGAAGGGCCATCCGGTGCGCGCCACCATCTCCGACATGGGGCCGCTGATGCTGGCGCGCATGCTCAACCTGAACGACACCCAGCAGGGTGTGCTGCAGCTGGTGTTCAAGATCGCCGACGACAACGGCCTGCTGCTGCTCGACACCAAGGACCTGCGCGCCATGCTGCAGCACGTGGGCGAGCATGCGGCCGAGTTCAAGACCGAATACGGCAACGTCTCGGCGGCCAGCATCGGCGCCATCCAGCGCGGCCTGATCGGCATCGACGAGCAGGGCGGCGACCGCTTCTTCGGCGAGCCGATGCTCAACATCGAGGACTGGATGCAGACCGACGCCAACGGCCGCGGCATCGTCAACATCCTGGCCGCCGACCGCCTGATGAACGCGCCGCGCCTGTATTCCACCTTCCTGCTGTGGATGCTCTCCGAGCTGTTCGAGCACCTGCCCGAAGTGGGCGATCTCGACAAGCCGAAGATGGCCTTCTTCTTCGATGAGGCCCACCTGCTGTTCGACAAGGCGCCCAAGCCGCTGCTGCAGAAGATCGAGCAGGTGGTGCGCCTGATCCGCTCCAAGGGCGTGGGCGTGTACTTCGTCACCCAGAATCCGCTGGACATCCCCGACACCGTGCTGGGCCAGCTCGGCAACCGCGTGCAGCACGCGCTGCGCGCCTACACCCCGCGCGACCAGAAGGCCGTCGCGGCCGCCGCCGGGACCTTCCGCCCCAATCCCAAGCTCGATACCGCCCAGGCCATCACCGAGCTGGGCGTGGGCGAGGCGCTGGTGTCCTTCCTCGATGAGAAAGGCCGGCCCAACGTGGTCGAGCGCGGCTACGTCCTGACCCCGGCCTCGCAGATCGGCCCGGTCAGCGACGACGAGCGGCGCGCGCTGATGGCCTCTTCGCTGGTGGCCGGCGTGTACGAACAGGCGATCGACCGCGGATCGGCCTACGAACGCCTTAAAGGTCGCGCCGCGCAGCAGCCGGCGCCGGCCCCGGTGCAGCCACCGCAGCAGCAACCGCAGCCGCCGGCCGACGACAACGCCTGGGGCGCTTCGGCCGGGCGCGCGCCGGCGCCGCCTGCCCCTGTCCGCAGCCCGCGTCCCACCGGCGGCGCAGCCGCGCCGCAGCCCCAGCCCCAGCAGCAACCCGACCAGGGCGGCGGCCTGGGCGACCTGCTCAAGGACGCCGCCGGTGGCATCTTCGGCAACGGCGGCGGCAGCCGCCGCAGCGACTCTCCGCTGCAGGCCATGGTCAAGTCGGCCGCGCGCAGCATCGGCTCGCAGGTTGGGCGCGAGATCATCCGCGGCGTGCTCGGCTCGCTGATGAAAAAGCGCTGA
- a CDS encoding YebC/PmpR family DNA-binding transcriptional regulator gives MAGHSKWANIQHRKGRQDERRGRIWTRLIKEITVAARMGGGDPDANPRLRLAVDRASDANMPKDNVTRAIQRGTGALDGVNYEEVRYEGYGINGAAIIVDCMTDNRVRTVAEVRHAFSKFGGNMGTEGSVAFLFKHCGQLMYAPGTDENAVMEAALEAGAEDVVTDEEGGIEVLTGPNDFSAVKTAMEAAGFKAELAEITMKPSTETVFAGEDGIRMQKLLDALENLDDTQELYTNAVIEE, from the coding sequence ATGGCTGGACACAGCAAATGGGCCAATATTCAGCACCGTAAAGGCCGTCAGGACGAAAGGCGCGGCCGCATCTGGACCCGCCTGATCAAGGAAATCACCGTGGCCGCCCGCATGGGCGGCGGCGACCCCGACGCCAACCCCCGCCTGCGCCTGGCGGTGGACCGAGCCTCCGACGCCAACATGCCCAAGGACAACGTGACCCGCGCCATCCAGCGCGGCACCGGCGCCCTGGACGGCGTGAACTACGAGGAAGTGCGCTACGAAGGCTACGGCATCAACGGCGCGGCCATCATCGTCGACTGCATGACCGACAACCGCGTGCGCACCGTGGCCGAAGTCCGCCATGCCTTCTCCAAGTTCGGCGGCAACATGGGCACCGAAGGTTCGGTGGCCTTCCTGTTCAAGCACTGCGGCCAGCTGATGTACGCCCCCGGTACCGACGAGAACGCCGTCATGGAAGCGGCGCTGGAAGCCGGCGCCGAAGACGTGGTGACCGACGAGGAAGGCGGCATCGAAGTGCTGACCGGCCCCAACGACTTCTCGGCCGTGAAGACGGCCATGGAGGCCGCAGGCTTCAAGGCCGAGCTCGCCGAGATCACCATGAAGCCGTCCACCGAGACCGTGTTTGCGGGCGAGGACGGCATCCGCATGCAGAAACTGCTGGACGCGCTGGAGAACCTGGACGATACCCAGGAACTCTATACCAACGCGGTCATTGAAGAATAA
- the purD gene encoding phosphoribosylamine--glycine ligase, giving the protein MKILVVGSGGREHALAWTIAKSPRIQTVYVAPGNGGTALDERLQNIAITDPAALADFVEQEHVALTVVGPEAPLAAGIVNVFRARGLKIFGPTKEAAQLESSKDFAKAFMQRHAIPTAEYQTFSDVKAAHDYIAQKGAPIVIKADGLAAGKGVVVAMTLEEAHSAVDMMLSDNKLGDAGARVVIEEFLAGEEASFIVMVDGKNILPLATSQDHKRLQDNDQGPNTGGMGAYSPAPIVTPALHARVMREIIVPTVQGMAKDGIPFSGFLYAGLMIDDEGNPKTLEFNCRMGDPETQPIMARLKTDLLSVFEHAVSGTLDKVELEWDRRTALGVVMAAYNYPDTPRSGDLITDIPAETADCVTFHAGTTLTGDKLTTSGGRVLCVVGLGDSVKVAQKHAYAAADLIHFAGSQMRRDIGWRALKR; this is encoded by the coding sequence ATGAAAATCCTAGTTGTCGGCTCCGGTGGCCGTGAACACGCCCTGGCCTGGACCATCGCCAAATCGCCGCGCATCCAGACCGTCTACGTTGCCCCCGGCAACGGCGGCACCGCGCTGGACGAGCGCCTGCAGAACATCGCCATCACCGATCCCGCCGCGCTGGCCGACTTCGTCGAGCAAGAGCACGTGGCGCTGACCGTGGTCGGCCCGGAAGCGCCGCTGGCGGCCGGCATCGTCAACGTCTTCCGCGCGCGCGGCCTGAAGATCTTCGGCCCCACCAAGGAAGCCGCCCAGCTGGAAAGCTCGAAGGATTTCGCCAAGGCCTTCATGCAGCGCCACGCCATCCCGACCGCCGAGTACCAGACCTTCTCGGACGTGAAGGCCGCGCATGACTACATCGCGCAAAAGGGCGCGCCCATCGTGATCAAGGCCGACGGCCTGGCCGCCGGCAAGGGCGTGGTGGTCGCCATGACGCTGGAGGAAGCGCACTCGGCGGTGGACATGATGCTGTCCGACAACAAGCTGGGCGACGCCGGCGCGCGCGTGGTGATCGAGGAATTCCTGGCCGGCGAGGAAGCCTCCTTCATCGTCATGGTGGACGGCAAGAACATCCTGCCGCTGGCCACCAGCCAGGATCACAAGCGCCTGCAGGACAACGACCAGGGCCCCAATACCGGCGGCATGGGCGCCTATTCGCCAGCTCCCATCGTGACCCCGGCGCTGCACGCGCGCGTGATGCGCGAGATCATCGTGCCGACCGTGCAGGGCATGGCCAAGGACGGCATCCCGTTCTCGGGCTTCCTGTACGCCGGCCTGATGATCGACGACGAAGGCAACCCCAAGACGCTGGAATTCAACTGCCGCATGGGCGACCCGGAAACCCAGCCCATCATGGCGCGCCTGAAGACCGACCTGCTGTCGGTGTTCGAGCATGCGGTGTCGGGCACGCTGGACAAGGTCGAGCTGGAATGGGACCGCCGCACCGCGCTGGGCGTGGTGATGGCCGCCTACAACTATCCCGACACCCCGCGCAGCGGCGACCTCATCACCGACATCCCGGCCGAGACCGCCGATTGCGTGACCTTCCACGCCGGCACCACCCTGACCGGCGACAAGCTGACCACCTCGGGCGGCCGCGTGCTGTGCGTGGTGGGCCTGGGCGACAGCGTGAAGGTGGCGCAGAAGCACGCCTACGCAGCCGCCGACCTGATCCATTTCGCCGGTTCGCAGATGCGCCGCGACATCGGCTGGCGCGCCCTCAAGCGCTGA
- a CDS encoding mechanosensitive ion channel family protein has protein sequence MQQHLLNLDTLINLYLVPFGLKVLAAIAIWIIGGMFVNTFAKVVRRVLTARQFEPTLINYAVSAIHVVLRVLLVMGILEVCGIPTTSFAAMIGAVGVALGVAWSGLLANFAAGIFLVVLRPFKVGDYITAAGQTGTVADIGLVTTIITTDNNLRVIIGNNKLFSDNIINYNVNPTRRTDLRCQIAYSVDPQEAMAKLMARIKQIPNVLETPAPGIAIQEFNATGTLIALRIHAPTPNFGQVYNDVQNAVAEVCLKEGWPAPATYQVAVPLAQPPQA, from the coding sequence ATGCAACAGCACCTCCTGAACCTGGATACGCTCATCAACCTCTACCTGGTGCCGTTCGGCCTGAAGGTGCTCGCCGCCATCGCCATCTGGATCATCGGCGGCATGTTCGTCAACACCTTCGCCAAGGTGGTGCGCCGGGTGCTCACCGCCCGCCAGTTCGAACCCACGCTGATCAACTACGCGGTCTCGGCCATCCATGTGGTGCTGCGCGTGCTGCTGGTAATGGGCATCCTGGAGGTGTGCGGCATCCCCACCACCTCGTTCGCGGCCATGATCGGCGCGGTCGGCGTGGCGCTGGGCGTGGCCTGGTCGGGCCTCCTGGCCAACTTCGCGGCCGGCATCTTCCTGGTGGTGCTGCGCCCGTTCAAGGTGGGCGACTACATCACCGCCGCCGGCCAGACCGGCACCGTCGCCGACATCGGCCTGGTGACCACCATCATCACCACCGACAACAACCTGCGCGTGATCATCGGCAACAACAAGCTGTTCTCCGACAACATCATCAACTACAACGTCAACCCCACGCGCCGTACCGACCTGCGCTGCCAGATCGCCTACAGCGTCGATCCGCAGGAAGCCATGGCCAAGCTGATGGCGCGCATCAAGCAGATTCCCAACGTGCTGGAGACCCCGGCGCCGGGCATCGCGATCCAGGAGTTCAACGCCACCGGCACCCTGATCGCGCTGCGCATCCACGCCCCGACGCCCAACTTCGGCCAGGTCTACAACGACGTGCAGAACGCCGTGGCCGAGGTCTGCCTCAAGGAAGGCTGGCCGGCGCCGGCCACCTACCAGGTGGCGGTGCCGCTGGCGCAGCCGCCCCAGGCCTGA
- the hemF gene encoding oxygen-dependent coproporphyrinogen oxidase → MPGKVQFGGICNRALERHAVTTSPNATSSVKAYLQDLQHRIVTALEQADGKSFLSDSWERPEGGGGTSRLLEEGNVLERGGVGFSHVMGKNLPPSAAANRPHIAGREWEAMGVSLVLHPRNPYVPTVHMNVRFFTTHAEGEEPVWWFGGGMDLTPYYGFEEDAAHFHRACRAALQPFGEELYPRFKTWCDEYFYLKHRKEPRGVGGIFFDDFNALPFEQAFAMQRSVGDAFLEAYLPILALRRDTPYGERERDFQAYRRGRYVEFNLVFDRGTLFGLQSGGRTESILMSMPPLVKWRYDWKPEPGSAEARLYSDFLVHKDWL, encoded by the coding sequence ATGCCCGGCAAGGTACAATTCGGGGGTATTTGTAACCGTGCCCTTGAGCGACACGCCGTGACCACCTCCCCGAACGCCACCTCTTCCGTCAAAGCCTACCTGCAGGATTTGCAACACCGCATCGTCACCGCCCTTGAACAGGCCGATGGCAAGTCCTTCCTGTCCGATTCCTGGGAACGCCCGGAAGGCGGCGGCGGGACTTCGCGACTGCTGGAAGAGGGCAATGTGCTGGAGCGCGGCGGCGTCGGCTTCTCGCACGTGATGGGCAAGAACCTGCCGCCTTCGGCCGCGGCCAATCGCCCGCACATCGCCGGGCGCGAGTGGGAGGCCATGGGCGTCTCGCTGGTGCTGCATCCGCGCAATCCGTACGTCCCGACGGTGCACATGAACGTGCGCTTCTTCACCACCCACGCCGAGGGCGAGGAGCCGGTCTGGTGGTTCGGCGGCGGCATGGACCTGACACCCTACTACGGCTTCGAGGAAGACGCGGCGCACTTCCACCGCGCCTGCCGCGCCGCGCTGCAGCCCTTCGGCGAGGAGCTGTATCCGCGCTTCAAGACCTGGTGCGACGAGTACTTCTACCTGAAGCACCGCAAGGAGCCGCGCGGCGTGGGCGGCATCTTCTTCGACGATTTCAACGCCCTGCCCTTCGAGCAGGCCTTCGCCATGCAGCGCAGCGTGGGCGACGCCTTCCTGGAGGCCTACCTGCCGATCCTGGCGCTCCGCCGCGATACGCCCTATGGCGAGCGCGAGCGCGACTTCCAGGCCTATCGCCGCGGACGCTATGTGGAATTCAACCTGGTGTTCGACCGCGGCACGCTGTTCGGCCTGCAGTCGGGCGGACGCACCGAGTCCATCCTGATGTCGATGCCGCCGCTGGTGAAGTGGCGCTACGACTGGAAGCCCGAGCCCGGCAGCGCCGAAGCCCGGCTGTACTCCGACTTCCTGGTGCACAAGGATTGGCTGTGA
- a CDS encoding nicotinate-nucleotide adenylyltransferase yields the protein MRAPAARRCVAVLGGSFDPVHTGHVLLAEHFVQLLQPDELRVIPAGNPWQKHGLQATPADRVEMVRRAFDGQRVPVYIDEQEIRRTSATYTIDTLRALRAELGAEVSIVFLMGADQLLHLDTWQHWQELFDYAHLCAASRPGFDLEEAHVPPAVMEQFTRRGGNPQEIRSTAHGYGYLASGLAVDISSTEIRAQLQRGTRPDSLIPAGVLDYIEQQHLYRNQ from the coding sequence GTGCGCGCGCCGGCGGCCCGGCGCTGCGTCGCCGTGCTCGGCGGCAGCTTCGACCCGGTGCATACCGGCCATGTGCTGCTGGCCGAGCATTTCGTGCAATTGCTGCAACCCGACGAGCTGCGCGTGATTCCCGCCGGCAACCCGTGGCAGAAGCACGGCCTGCAGGCCACGCCGGCGGACCGGGTGGAAATGGTGCGGCGCGCCTTTGATGGGCAGCGGGTGCCGGTCTACATTGATGAGCAGGAAATCCGCCGCACCAGCGCGACCTACACCATCGACACCCTGCGCGCGCTGCGCGCGGAACTCGGGGCCGAGGTCTCCATCGTATTTCTGATGGGCGCCGACCAGCTGCTGCACCTGGACACCTGGCAGCACTGGCAGGAATTATTTGATTACGCGCACCTGTGCGCCGCTTCGCGCCCGGGCTTCGACCTGGAAGAAGCACACGTCCCGCCGGCGGTGATGGAGCAATTCACGCGCCGCGGCGGCAATCCGCAAGAAATACGCAGCACCGCGCACGGATACGGCTACCTGGCCTCCGGGCTGGCGGTCGACATCTCGTCGACCGAAATCCGTGCCCAGCTGCAACGCGGCACCCGCCCCGATTCGCTGATACCGGCGGGGGTGCTAGACTATATCGAACAACAACATCTGTACCGAAACCAATAA
- the rsfS gene encoding ribosome silencing factor, giving the protein MDIKKLQTLVVDALEDVKAQEIRIFDTTHLTSLFDRVAIVSGTSNRQTKALAASVRDKVKAKGGHVISVEGEDTGEWVLVDLGDMIVHIMQPAIRAYYRLEEIWGDKEVKLGAAKRTGTSATAKRIAAEAGDAPAPKMRRTKAQAEAVEASQALDDDDEKKPTRKPRATTATGTARPTRSTTATGAARPAARTTRTTGTKAAAPKTTTTRATATKAGAAAKPAAKSRTTASKTPTGKTVRVAATKSTTAKKPAAKRSAKA; this is encoded by the coding sequence ATGGACATCAAAAAACTGCAAACCCTGGTCGTGGACGCCCTTGAAGACGTCAAGGCGCAAGAAATCCGCATCTTCGACACCACCCACCTGACCAGCCTGTTCGATCGCGTGGCGATCGTCTCCGGCACCTCGAACCGCCAGACCAAGGCGCTGGCGGCCTCGGTGCGCGACAAGGTCAAGGCCAAGGGCGGCCACGTGATCAGCGTCGAAGGCGAAGACACCGGCGAATGGGTGCTGGTCGACCTGGGCGACATGATCGTCCACATCATGCAGCCGGCCATCCGCGCCTACTACCGCCTGGAAGAAATCTGGGGCGACAAGGAAGTGAAGCTGGGCGCGGCCAAGCGCACCGGCACCTCCGCCACGGCCAAGCGCATCGCCGCCGAAGCCGGCGACGCGCCGGCGCCGAAGATGCGCCGCACCAAGGCCCAGGCCGAAGCGGTCGAAGCCAGCCAGGCGCTGGACGACGATGACGAGAAAAAGCCGACCCGCAAGCCGCGCGCCACCACCGCCACCGGCACTGCGCGCCCCACCCGCAGCACCACGGCGACGGGCGCCGCCCGCCCTGCTGCACGCACCACGCGCACCACCGGCACCAAGGCGGCCGCGCCCAAGACCACCACCACCCGCGCCACCGCGACCAAGGCCGGCGCCGCCGCCAAGCCTGCGGCCAAGAGTCGCACCACGGCCTCCAAGACGCCCACCGGCAAGACCGTGCGCGTGGCCGCCACCAAGAGCACCACTGCCAAGAAGCCGGCCGCCAAGCGCTCCGCCAAGGCTTGA
- the rlmH gene encoding 23S rRNA (pseudouridine(1915)-N(3))-methyltransferase RlmH produces MQLVIAAVGHKMPAWIETGFQEYAKRMPPECRILLKEIKPVERSGSRTAETVMAQEREKIEAALPKGARVIALDERGRDWTSVQLSQNLLQWQQDGRDVAFVIGGADGLDPGFKAGAETLIRISSMTLPHGMVRVMLAEQLYRAWSITQNHPYHRA; encoded by the coding sequence ATGCAGCTGGTCATCGCTGCAGTCGGCCACAAGATGCCGGCGTGGATCGAAACCGGCTTTCAGGAGTATGCCAAGCGCATGCCGCCTGAATGCCGGATCCTGCTCAAGGAAATCAAACCCGTTGAACGCTCCGGCAGCCGCACGGCCGAAACCGTGATGGCGCAGGAGCGCGAAAAGATCGAGGCGGCGCTGCCCAAGGGCGCGCGCGTGATCGCCCTGGACGAGCGCGGCCGCGACTGGACCTCGGTGCAGCTGTCGCAGAACCTGCTCCAGTGGCAGCAGGACGGCCGCGACGTCGCCTTCGTCATCGGCGGCGCCGATGGGCTCGATCCCGGCTTCAAGGCCGGCGCCGAAACGCTGATACGCATTTCCAGCATGACCCTGCCGCACGGCATGGTGCGCGTGATGCTGGCTGAACAACTGTACCGGGCGTGGTCGATCACCCAGAACCATCCGTATCACCGCGCCTGA
- a CDS encoding Maf family protein, with amino-acid sequence MKQAEQKIYLASKSPRRRELLRQIGIDFELLLSEKEVDESVLPNEGPLDYVARVTRDKLESAQQTMILRQLPHRPLLSADTTVVIDHLILGKPANHEEAVQMITRLSGRTHQVLTSVAVGLTMGVETEIWQVTQQSDVSFAALTDEAIEAYCSTIEPYDKAGAYGIQGLASMFISNIVGSHSGIMGLPLFETAQLLQKAGVRIL; translated from the coding sequence ATGAAACAAGCGGAACAGAAGATCTACCTGGCCTCCAAGAGCCCGCGCCGGCGCGAGCTGCTGCGCCAGATCGGCATCGATTTCGAACTGCTGCTCTCGGAAAAGGAAGTCGACGAGAGCGTGCTGCCCAATGAGGGGCCACTGGACTACGTGGCCCGCGTCACGCGCGACAAGCTGGAAAGCGCGCAGCAGACGATGATCCTGCGCCAGCTGCCGCACCGTCCCCTGCTCTCGGCCGACACCACGGTGGTGATCGATCACCTGATCCTGGGCAAGCCGGCCAATCACGAGGAAGCGGTGCAGATGATCACGCGCCTGTCCGGCCGCACCCACCAGGTGCTCACCAGCGTGGCCGTGGGCCTGACCATGGGCGTGGAAACCGAGATCTGGCAGGTGACCCAGCAGTCCGACGTCAGCTTCGCGGCGCTGACCGATGAGGCCATCGAAGCCTACTGCAGCACCATCGAACCCTACGACAAGGCCGGCGCCTACGGTATCCAGGGCCTGGCCTCCATGTTCATCAGCAATATCGTCGGCAGCCATTCCGGTATCATGGGACTGCCGCTGTTCGAGACGGCTCAACTATTACAAAAAGCGGGCGTTCGAATCCTATGA
- the rng gene encoding ribonuclease G: protein MSEDILINITPQETRVALVLQGAVQELHIERTLSRGLAGNIYLGKVVRVLPGMQSAFIDIGLERAAFLHVADIWEARPHDGQNAPATPIEKLLHDGQTVTVQVIKDPIGTKGARLSTQISIAGRMLVYLPQDKHIGISQRIENEAERELLRSKVQALLPPQEKGGFIIRTMAEDASDSDLQMDVEYLRKTWAAIGAQGKTNPAPTLLHQDLSLAQRVLRDFVSDDTSSIQVDSRENFHMLQEFGATYTPSVLPRLMHYRGERPLFDLYGVEEEIERALGRRVDLKSGGYLIVDQTEAMTTIDVNTGSFVNGRNFDDTIFKTNLEAAHAIARQLRLRNLGGIIILDFIDMESTEHRSAVLAELGKALHRDRTKISVSNFSTLGLVEMTRKRTRESLAHILCETCPACRGRGQVKTSRTVCYEILREVMREAKQFNPREFRILASQVVVDMFLEEESQHLAMLGDFIGKPISLQVQSDYQQEQYDIILM, encoded by the coding sequence ATGAGCGAAGACATTCTGATCAACATCACCCCGCAGGAGACACGCGTGGCGCTGGTCCTGCAGGGCGCCGTGCAGGAGCTGCACATCGAGCGCACGCTCTCGCGCGGCCTGGCGGGCAACATTTACCTGGGCAAGGTGGTGCGGGTGCTGCCGGGCATGCAGTCGGCGTTCATCGACATCGGCCTGGAACGCGCGGCCTTCCTGCACGTGGCCGACATCTGGGAAGCGCGGCCGCACGACGGCCAGAACGCGCCGGCCACGCCCATCGAGAAGCTGCTGCACGACGGCCAGACCGTCACCGTGCAGGTGATCAAGGATCCCATCGGCACCAAGGGCGCGCGGCTGTCCACGCAGATCTCCATCGCCGGGCGCATGTTGGTCTACCTGCCGCAGGACAAGCACATCGGCATCTCCCAGCGCATCGAGAACGAGGCCGAGCGCGAGCTGCTGCGCAGCAAGGTGCAGGCGCTGCTGCCGCCGCAGGAAAAAGGCGGCTTCATCATCCGCACCATGGCCGAGGACGCGTCGGATTCGGACCTGCAGATGGACGTCGAGTACCTGCGCAAGACCTGGGCCGCCATCGGCGCGCAAGGCAAGACCAACCCCGCCCCCACCCTGCTGCACCAGGACCTTTCGCTGGCCCAGCGCGTGCTGCGCGACTTCGTCAGCGACGACACCTCCAGCATCCAGGTCGATTCGCGCGAGAACTTCCACATGCTGCAGGAGTTCGGCGCCACCTACACGCCCTCGGTGCTGCCCAGGCTCATGCACTACCGGGGCGAGCGCCCGCTGTTCGACCTGTACGGCGTGGAAGAAGAGATCGAACGCGCGCTGGGGCGCCGGGTGGACCTGAAGTCGGGCGGCTACCTGATCGTCGACCAGACCGAGGCGATGACCACCATCGACGTCAATACCGGCAGCTTCGTCAACGGCCGCAACTTCGACGACACCATCTTCAAGACCAACCTCGAGGCGGCCCACGCCATCGCGCGCCAGCTGCGGCTGCGCAACCTGGGCGGCATCATCATCCTCGACTTCATCGACATGGAGAGCACCGAGCACCGCAGCGCCGTGCTGGCCGAGCTGGGCAAGGCCCTGCATCGCGACCGCACCAAGATCTCGGTCTCCAACTTCTCCACGCTGGGCCTGGTGGAGATGACGCGCAAGCGCACCCGCGAGTCGCTGGCCCACATCCTGTGCGAGACCTGCCCCGCCTGCCGCGGCCGCGGCCAGGTCAAGACCTCGCGCACGGTGTGCTACGAGATCCTGCGCGAGGTGATGCGCGAAGCCAAGCAGTTCAACCCCCGCGAATTCCGCATCCTGGCCTCGCAGGTGGTGGTGGACATGTTCCTGGAAGAAGAATCGCAGCACCTGGCGATGCTGGGCGACTTCATCGGCAAGCCGATTTCGCTGCAGGTGCAGAGCGACTACCAGCAGGAGCAGTACGACATCATCCTGATGTGA